Proteins encoded by one window of Salvia splendens isolate huo1 chromosome 14, SspV2, whole genome shotgun sequence:
- the LOC121764510 gene encoding receptor-like protein 9DC3 encodes MLVASNIEQPFPKLQVLDVSHNAFVGSLPERYFKNFRGMMDAKEHQTDGEYLFQNFIELRLTLKGLDQLLQRLLNTFTTIDLSSNRFSGIIPPSIANLKSLRYLNLSHNTIGGHIPSSLGGMSLLESLDLSSNKLDGEIPNELARLTFIARLNLSMNNLEGQIPLSTQLSTFGNDSYAGNVGLCGFPLTKKCDGSDGKPSPPRVEVESDREIEWDYVFAAAGYVLSLVIFSLLLLFCKSFGYKYFEKVEDVFEKISECCQRRKKRDTKNKATRQ; translated from the coding sequence ATGCTGGTGGCTTCAAACATTGAGCAGCCATTTCCAAAGTTGCAAGTCTTGGATGTATCACATAATGCATTTGTTGGCTCTCTACCTGAGAGGTATTTTAAGAACTTTCGAGGTATGATGGATGCCAAGGAACACCAGACCGATGGAGAATAtttgtttcaaaatttcatAGAGTTGAGGCTTACATTGAAGGGATTGGATCAGTTATTGCAGCGACTACTAAATACCTTTACAACTATTGACTTATCCTCCAATAGATTCTCTGGGATCATTCCACCTTCTATAGCAAATCTTAAGTCTCTTAGATACTTGAATTTGTCGCACAATACCATTGGAGGTCACATACCGTCATCTCTTGGAGGTATGAGTCTCCTCGAGTCATTGGACTTGTCTTCAAACAAACTGGATGGAGAAATTCCCAATGAATTGGCAAGGTTAACATTCATTGCAAGGTTAAACCTCTCAATGAATAATCTCGAGGGACAAATACCACTGTCTACTCAACTTTCCACATTTGGGAATGATTCGTATGCGGGAAATGTAGGATTGTGTGGATTTCCATTGACGAAAAAATGTGATGGGAGTGATGGAAAACCATCACCGCCTCGTGTGGAAGTGGAATCAGATAGGGAGATTGAGTGGGATTATGTGTTTGCTGCTGCTGGATATGTTTTGAGCTTAGTAATCTTTTCCTTGCTGCTTTTATTTTGCAAGAGTTTCGGGTATAAATACTTTGAGAAAGTTGAGGATGTTTTTGAGAAGATCTCTGAGTGTTGCCAGCGCCGGAAGAAAAGAGACACGAAGAATAAGGCTACACGACAGTAG